The Populus alba chromosome 4, ASM523922v2, whole genome shotgun sequence genome contains a region encoding:
- the LOC118039760 gene encoding uncharacterized protein: MASFCRSAMTSTTRSLASLSKTAGQKTLNAKSMSSPFTSTPTRTILATSRIVSVLGSVESLMPLHSAIANARLKSSIAVDSSCWSWLSQGLATPL; the protein is encoded by the exons ATGGCGTCGTTTTGCAGATCGGCAATGACGTCAACCACAAGGTCCCTGGCATCTCTATCCAAAACGGCAGGTCAGAAAACACTAAACGCGAAATCCATGTCTTCTCCGTTCACTTCAACACCAACACGAACTATCCTTGCCACTTCAAG GATTGTTTCAGTTTTAGGGAGTGTGGAGTCGTTGATGCCACTCCACAGTGCAATTGCAAATGCTAGACTCAAATCTAGCATCGCTGTTGATTCTTCTTGCTGGAGCTGGCTCTCTCAAG GGCTTGCTACACCGTTGTGA